The bacterium genome contains a region encoding:
- a CDS encoding ABC transporter ATP-binding protein has translation MTVAQSSRSTLVNLQNVEKSFESPAGTTAALCGIDLEVDRGEYLAIVGRSGSGKSTLLNLIAGIDRPTLGSVSVGGTAVHDLAEGRLARWRGENVGVVFQFFQLMPTLTVVENVMLPMDFLGKSPARERERRALELLERVGVAGHAKKFPATLSGGEQQRVAIARALANDPPLIVADEPTGNLDSHTAADIHRLFEELAASNKTVIVVTHERTKDWGFSRVVRIADGLIDPALMKSES, from the coding sequence TTGACGGTTGCGCAGTCCAGTCGCTCGACTCTGGTCAACTTGCAAAACGTCGAGAAGAGCTTCGAAAGCCCGGCCGGAACGACCGCAGCACTATGTGGCATCGATCTCGAGGTCGATCGCGGGGAGTACCTCGCCATCGTCGGGAGGTCCGGAAGTGGAAAGTCGACGCTGCTCAATCTGATTGCCGGTATTGACAGACCCACGCTGGGATCGGTGTCGGTAGGAGGGACGGCGGTCCACGACCTCGCCGAAGGACGACTCGCACGCTGGCGCGGTGAGAACGTTGGCGTCGTTTTTCAGTTCTTTCAGTTGATGCCTACTTTGACCGTAGTCGAAAATGTGATGTTGCCGATGGACTTCCTGGGCAAATCACCGGCGAGGGAGCGAGAACGTCGAGCACTTGAACTGCTTGAACGTGTCGGAGTCGCCGGGCATGCAAAGAAATTCCCGGCAACGCTATCCGGAGGCGAGCAACAAAGAGTCGCCATCGCGCGTGCGCTCGCAAACGATCCTCCGCTGATCGTCGCCGATGAACCGACGGGAAATCTGGACTCACACACGGCCGCCGATATCCATCGGCTCTTTGAAGAGCTGGCTGCATCGAACAAGACCGTCATCGTCGTGACGCACGAGCGTACGAAAGACTGGGGTTTCTCGCGCGTGGTGCGTATCGCCGACGGTCTCATCGATCCCGCACTGATGAAATCTGAATCATGA
- a CDS encoding FtsX-like permease family protein, giving the protein MRPRYRKAVRDLAQDRGRTALVLLALIIGVWGLSSVVVSNVISTRDLRDNYLATNPASATLWVARGEDPVSIARARPGVFDAELRSLTRGRIQLGVDKWIPLHLFIVEDFQDLRISRFDLEKGQWPAGLAEIAIERDARQLMPMAIGDSLTFRFPGQNLRRELQVSAFVHDPGQAPSRMEHLIYGYVSLASARALGLLPPHQQLKITVGERPFERAHIREVAQDVRTSLSNEGIEVFTVEIPRPGRHPHQGQLEALLLLQISIGSMALVLSGVLIINMLSALLARQIREIGIMKAIGARPAQVMVIYFGMVTALALLGLAIGLPLGIASGRGFASVVAGQLNFDVMTLSTPVSVLVSLALAGLALPLLAAGYPVWRGTRVSVQAALLTRGTDRIPRAASLFAGTVGGPRRLLLAVRNSARRPARLVLTVATLALGLATFLVALNLRASLGETLRAASDSRPYDVEVIFEQPVSRARIAEIVKGTPGVTDWEAWGGGLASLVHSDGLSPTRFSALFPPEGARMELPMLSGRWGDVTGERSVVINQGMMEFNPSLQVGDSLVIRMGEPDASDSTWRLAGIAKEIGGPPKAYLLNAGKTAGEAALSLHVSTAAHDSTFQQEVVRRLEARFERSGVDIRLSLSKAENLQVIVDHLDVIFYFLTVASFFVLTVGGVGLVSTLSMNVLERRRETGVLRSIGASNTAIIGLLVTEGQIAGALSWGLAALVAWPASRVISDFFGHLILGTPLDFAVSDAGLTGSAILVVIFTGLVSAWPAWRVTREPLPEVLAYE; this is encoded by the coding sequence ATGAGACCACGCTACCGAAAAGCCGTGCGCGATCTGGCTCAAGACCGCGGCCGCACGGCGCTCGTACTACTCGCCCTGATCATCGGTGTATGGGGACTATCGTCGGTCGTCGTTTCCAACGTCATCTCGACCCGGGATCTCCGAGACAACTATCTGGCAACCAACCCGGCGTCGGCAACTCTCTGGGTTGCACGGGGTGAAGACCCGGTCTCGATCGCACGAGCTCGACCTGGCGTATTCGATGCCGAACTGCGCAGCCTCACCAGGGGCCGAATTCAGCTGGGTGTAGACAAGTGGATCCCACTGCATCTCTTCATCGTCGAAGACTTTCAGGATCTGCGCATTTCGCGATTCGATCTCGAGAAGGGGCAGTGGCCGGCGGGTCTCGCGGAGATCGCGATCGAGCGCGACGCCCGACAGTTGATGCCGATGGCCATCGGCGACTCCCTGACTTTCCGGTTCCCAGGACAGAATCTTCGGCGGGAGCTTCAAGTGTCGGCATTCGTTCACGACCCCGGCCAGGCACCGTCTCGCATGGAGCACCTCATTTACGGATATGTCTCGCTCGCCTCAGCTCGAGCATTGGGCCTGCTGCCACCCCATCAGCAGCTCAAGATCACGGTCGGCGAGCGCCCTTTCGAGCGTGCTCACATCCGCGAGGTGGCACAAGATGTGCGCACGTCTTTGAGCAACGAGGGGATCGAGGTCTTTACGGTCGAGATTCCGCGGCCCGGTCGCCACCCTCACCAGGGTCAACTCGAAGCACTGCTCCTGCTGCAGATCTCGATCGGAAGCATGGCGCTCGTGCTGAGTGGAGTACTGATCATCAACATGCTCTCCGCTTTGCTCGCTCGACAGATTCGAGAGATCGGGATCATGAAGGCCATCGGAGCGAGACCCGCACAGGTTATGGTCATCTACTTCGGCATGGTCACGGCCCTGGCGTTGCTAGGCCTGGCGATCGGGTTACCGCTCGGGATCGCTTCTGGTCGGGGCTTTGCGAGTGTGGTCGCAGGCCAGCTCAACTTCGACGTGATGACCCTGAGCACACCGGTATCGGTCCTGGTCTCCTTGGCACTGGCCGGTCTCGCACTCCCGCTGCTGGCCGCGGGCTATCCAGTCTGGCGCGGCACGCGAGTGAGCGTTCAGGCGGCTCTGTTGACTCGGGGAACCGATCGAATTCCACGCGCTGCATCGCTCTTCGCAGGAACAGTGGGTGGGCCTCGACGTCTGCTTCTGGCGGTTCGCAACTCCGCCCGACGCCCGGCACGGCTGGTACTCACCGTCGCAACCCTGGCGTTGGGCCTGGCGACCTTCCTGGTTGCCTTGAACCTGCGCGCATCGCTCGGAGAAACTCTGCGCGCGGCATCGGATTCGCGCCCGTACGATGTCGAGGTCATTTTCGAACAGCCCGTTTCGCGCGCGCGCATCGCTGAGATCGTGAAAGGAACCCCCGGAGTCACGGACTGGGAAGCCTGGGGCGGTGGCCTGGCCTCCCTCGTCCATTCGGATGGGCTATCCCCGACACGATTCTCTGCGCTCTTCCCTCCGGAGGGAGCCCGCATGGAACTTCCAATGTTGAGCGGCCGCTGGGGTGATGTAACCGGTGAGCGGTCCGTCGTGATCAATCAGGGAATGATGGAATTCAACCCAAGCCTACAGGTAGGCGATTCACTGGTGATCCGGATGGGAGAGCCGGATGCGAGCGACTCGACCTGGAGATTGGCCGGTATCGCAAAAGAGATTGGCGGCCCACCCAAGGCCTATCTTCTGAATGCGGGGAAAACGGCCGGAGAGGCAGCACTGAGCCTCCACGTTTCGACCGCCGCGCACGACAGCACCTTTCAGCAGGAAGTAGTTCGGCGCCTCGAAGCCCGCTTCGAACGCTCGGGTGTAGACATCAGACTCTCGCTCAGCAAAGCAGAGAATCTGCAGGTCATCGTCGATCACCTCGACGTGATCTTCTATTTCCTCACGGTCGCTTCCTTCTTCGTATTGACGGTTGGCGGCGTCGGCCTCGTTTCGACCTTGAGCATGAACGTGCTCGAGCGTCGACGAGAAACCGGAGTGCTGCGCTCCATCGGAGCGTCGAATACCGCGATCATCGGACTTCTGGTCACGGAAGGACAGATCGCCGGTGCCTTGAGCTGGGGTCTTGCTGCGCTCGTAGCCTGGCCGGCGAGTCGGGTCATCTCCGACTTCTTTGGTCACCTTATCCTCGGAACGCCGCTGGACTTTGCCGTATCGGACGCGGGCCTGACCGGATCGGCCATCCTGGTGGTCATATTCACGGGGCTCGTCAGTGCATGGCCCGCATGGAGGGTGACACGCGAACCACTCCCAGAAGTACTGGCCTACGAGTGA
- a CDS encoding TetR/AcrR family transcriptional regulator — translation MARPRQIQDEDLLAAARKLFVRDGFGASTRAIAAEAGVSEGVIFQRFPTKPELFFAAMIPPAPDVDALLECTSRVEDPCVRLEEIALAMLNYFRELMPVLLPLVTHPSFEPDGFIARHTDSPSPSLEDGLKSHLEREHEQGLLEVEDAEAAAELLVAALHTRALHERLESRDVQSSNDLARAMARALWSGLAPTGTPGKGEAE, via the coding sequence ATGGCACGTCCGAGACAGATCCAGGACGAGGATCTTTTGGCGGCTGCGCGGAAGCTGTTCGTGCGGGACGGATTCGGGGCCTCGACGCGGGCGATTGCCGCCGAGGCCGGCGTGTCGGAAGGAGTGATCTTCCAGCGTTTCCCGACCAAGCCCGAACTCTTCTTCGCCGCGATGATCCCACCCGCGCCCGACGTGGATGCTCTGCTCGAGTGTACGAGCAGAGTCGAAGACCCGTGCGTGCGACTCGAAGAAATCGCACTGGCGATGCTCAACTACTTCAGGGAGTTGATGCCCGTGCTTCTACCGCTAGTTACCCATCCCTCCTTCGAACCCGACGGCTTCATCGCGCGGCACACGGACAGCCCTTCCCCCAGTCTCGAGGATGGCTTGAAATCCCACCTCGAGCGCGAACACGAGCAGGGCCTCCTCGAAGTCGAAGACGCGGAGGCCGCCGCAGAATTGCTAGTCGCGGCACTTCACACACGGGCCCTGCACGAGCGCCTCGAGAGTAGAGACGTACAGAGCAGCAACGATCTGGCCCGCGCCATGGCAAGAGCTCTGTGGTCGGGACTCGCACCGACCGGTACCCCAGGCAAAGGAGAGGCGGAGTGA